The following are from one region of the Salvia hispanica cultivar TCC Black 2014 chromosome 1, UniMelb_Shisp_WGS_1.0, whole genome shotgun sequence genome:
- the LOC125202415 gene encoding uncharacterized protein LOC125202415 produces the protein MAMMLLSCTAAAGAYHMGYLSRNHAILPDAPGFCGSPMEKRINSMAFFFCYLTFLQWGTWPNIVGLELLCVAVFVLVEMARPVSKVFMLYYYSIPAIAAVHCHGWDLFYLDWPMLTVPVTLFLIGWRITMLRIAGPALAQP, from the coding sequence ATGGCGATGATGCTTCTCAGCTGCACTGCTGCAGCTGGAGCTTATCACATGGGATATCTGTCCAGGAACCACGCTATTCTGCCGGATGCGCCTGGTTTCTGTGGATCGCCGATGGAGAAGCGTATCAACAGTATGGCATTTTTCTTCTGCTATTTGACATTCTTACAGTGGGGTACTTGGCCCAACATTGTGGGACTGGAGTTGCTGTGTGTGGCTGTTTTCGTGCTGGTGGAGATGGCCCGTCCTGTTTCCAAAGTCTTCATGCTGTACTATTATAGCATTCCTGCTATTGCAGCTGTTCACTGCCATGGTTGGGACCTTTTCTACCTCGACTGGCCCATGCTCACTGTGCCCGTGACACTCTTCCTCATCGGGTGGAGGATCACCATGCTGCGTATTGCTGGGCCGGCTTTGGCCCAACCCTGA
- the LOC125202344 gene encoding interactor of constitutive active ROPs 2, chloroplastic — MQTTKSRPGSLDVTPKPSPATPRTARKLKTSGSDPDLFSSPKSKTPKDKSPKVVGRSPRSPAIEKKRAPSRVSELEPQLAQLQDELKRAKEQLSSSESWKRKAQQEAEEAKKQLAAMSAKLEETQNQLKELSDSEEARLQELRKVSQDRDRVWQSELEAVQKQHSMDSAALASALNEIQKLKLQLDRVTESQTSHARHADSAHAEIQSLRIELTETLELVENLKNQLNDSRESEAQAMEEVGKAQMLLEVVKTTEEALRLEHDNVRESYSSLLAELDQSKNKANTLEELASKLRADLAKSESDAKSLCENGDKHEQAEMLEHEVDSLKRESAELRDALEAAEKRYQDQYLQSTLQIRDAYELVKHSKSESLKKESELAERLRESQVEIEELKEKLMEKEQALQSVPLDNNNLLNLDVKEKNVGIELNNSESGLEDLKASLSEMETQLQSITEENKMLKSEILKREVEKNKANDEALASTEAARAAEQEALMKLGHLTEEADKSCRRTTRVTEELDAAQAANSEMEAELRRLKVQSDQWRKAAEAAAAMLSNGNNNGKYVERTGSLDYHTIGGKLGLPYSEDTDDESPKKKNGNMLKKIGVLLKKGQK, encoded by the exons ATGCAGACCACTAAATCGAG ACCTGGTTCTCTCGATGTCACTCCAAAACCTTCTCCTGCCACACCTCGTACAGCCCGGAAGCTCAAAACTTCTGGATCAGATCCCGATTTGTTTTCCTCACCAAAGAGCAAAACACCTAAGGATAAAAGTCCTAAAGTTGTTGGCCGATCTCCACGAAGCCCAGCAATAGAG AAAAAGAGAGCACCGAGCAGAGTGTCTGAATTGGAGCCTCAGCTGGCTCAGCTGCAGGATGAGCTGAAAAGGGCGAAGGAGCAGCTGAGCTCTTCCGAGTCATGGAAGAGGAAGGCTCAGCAGGAGGCGGAGGAAGCTAAGAAGCAGCTTGCAGCTATGTCAGCTAAACTCGAAGAAACTCAGAACCAACTGAAGGAACTCTCCGACTCTGAGGAAGCTCGACTACAAGAGCTACGTAAGGTTTCTCAAGACCGAGACAGAGTTTGGCAGTCAGAACTGGAGGCTGTTCAGAAGCAGCACTCGATGGACTCTGCTGCCTTGGCTTCTGCACTGAACGAGATTCAGAAGCTAAAGCTTCAACTAGATCGGGTTACTGAGTCTCAAACTTCTCATGCTAGGCATGCTGACTCAGCTCATGCTGAGATTCAGAGCCTGAGAATCGAGCTTACGGAAACTCTCGAGTTGGTCGAGAATCTCAAGAACCAGTTGAATGATAGCAGAGAATCGGAAGCTCAGGCCATGGAGGAAGTTGGCAAAGCTCAAATGCTGCTGGAAGTTGTCAAGACTACAGAGGAAGCTCTGCGGTTGGAGCATGACAACGTCAGGGAATCCTACAGCTCGTTGCTGGCTGAGCTAGATCAGTcgaaaaacaaagcaaatacACTTGAGGAACTTGCCAGCAAACTCCGGGCTGATCTTGCtaaaagtgaaagtgatgCTAAGTCCTTGTGTGAAAATGGGGATAAACATGAGCAGGCAGAGATGTTGGAGCACGAGGTTGATAGTCTGAAACGCGAATCAGCAGAGTTGAGGGACGCCCTTGAAGCAGCTGAAAAAAGATATCAAGATCAGTACCTCCAGAGCACGTTGCAGATTAGAGATGCGTACGAGCTAGTGAAGCACTCGAAATCAGAATCGCTGAAGAAAGAATCCGAATTGGCGGAAAGGTTGAGAGAATCCCAAGTTGAGATTGAAGAGTTAAAGGAAAAACTGATGGAAAAGGAACAGGCATTGCAAAGTGTTCCAttggacaacaacaacttgCTGAATCTTGATGtgaaagaaaagaatgttGGAATCGAGTTAAACAATTCAGAATCCGGCCTAGAAGATCTGAAAGCAAGCTTGTCAGAGATGGAGACACAGCTCCAAAGCATCACTGAAGAAAACAAGATGCTCAAATCCGAGATCTTGAAAAGGGAGGTGGAGAAAAACAAGGCAAACGACGAGGCCCTTGCTTCAACAGAGGCAGCAAGAGCAGCTGAACAAGAGGCCCTGATGAAGCTCGGGCACCTAACTGAAGAAGCCGATAAAAGCTGCAGAAGAACCACGAGGGTCACTGAAGAGCTCGATGCTGCTCAGGCTGCAAACTCTGAGATGGAGGCTGAATTAAGGAGGTTGAAGGTGCAGTCAGACCAGTGGAGGAAGGCGGCTGAGGCAGCTGCCGCCATGCTCTCCAATGGCAACAACAATGGGAAGTACGTCGAAAGGACAGGATCCTTGGACTACCACACAATTGGTGGCAAGTTAGGGCTGCCTTACTCAGAAGATACAGATGATGAGTCCcctaagaagaaaaatgggaACATGCTGAAGAAAATTGGTGTGTTGTTGAAGAAAGGGCAGAAGTAG
- the LOC125194645 gene encoding FBD-associated F-box protein At3g52670-like, which produces MEEDKMSQLPDDILLLILDKTDIFEAVKTSILSHRWKNLWRLLPSLRFHHCRSELVSQLLSHREATSTSAVHDFHLSSLDTDTDTEFMEECVLYATSHGVQSLRLHSKCTITLPQAFISCTTLRELQLTQLHSSVELPGRLSLPNLKTFHLETHLFFNDEHYNMEPFSGLPELEKLTIIGYCFPIDGLVIKAPKLRVLEIAESPKVKEIYTPLLTSFRYESYEAWECANVNLPMLEHVYLDIHETRYCLNFVHQNFVRMLHQFGNASTVFLTLDTLKVLERNGGPFEQTPSPFPNMKCLKVMEGRNRITKLYRGVMNYLRGPLYCKVEFSCGVDFVEQISNEDKDKDNYEKKIAGSKDIGFT; this is translated from the exons ATGGAGGAAGACAAAATGAGCCAACTCCCTGATGATATTCTTCTACTCATCCTCGATAAAACCGACATATTTGAAGCCGTTAAAACCAGCATTCTCTCCCATAGATGGAAAAACCTATGGCGTCTCCTCCCCAGCCTCCGCTTCCACCACTGCCGCTCTGAGTTAGTTTCCCAATTGCTCTCTCACCGCGAAGCCACATCCACATCCGCCGTCCACGACTTCCACCTCTCATCACTCGACACCGACACCGACACCGAATTCATGGAGGAATGCGTGCTCTACGCCACCAGTCACGGCGTTCAATCCCTCCGCCTCCACTCCAAATGCACAATAACGCTTCCGCAAGCGTTTATCTCGTGCACGACGCTGCGGGAGCTCCAGCTCACGCAGTTGCACAGCTCGGTTGAACTACCTGGACGCTTATCTTTGccaaatttgaaaaccttCCATCTTGAAACACATTTGTTTTTCAACGATGAACACTACAACATGGAGCCTTTTTCCGGCCTTCCGGAGCTGGAGAAGCTCACTATCATCGGATATTGTTTTCCGATTGATGGCCTTGTTATAAAGGCGCCAAAGCTTAGGGTTCTTGAAATCGCTGAATCGCCTAAAGTTAAAGAGATTTATACTCCGTTGCTTACCTCGTTTAGATATGAGTCTTACGAGGCTTGGGAGTGTGCGAATGTGAATCTCCCCATGTTGGAACATGTCTATTTAGACATTCATGAGACTCGTTACTGTCTCAATTTTGTGCATCAGAACTTTGTTCGGATGCTTCACCAATTTGGAAATGCCTCCACCGTTTTTTTAACTTTGGACACTCTCAAG GTTCTCGAACGCAATGGTGGTCCCTTTGAGCAAACTCCTTCCCCATTTCCCAACATGAAATGTCTTAAGGTGATGGAAGGACGTAACAGAATTACCAAATTGTATCGGGGAGTAATGAACTATTTGAGGGGGCCTTTGTATTGTAAAGTGGAGTTTTCATGTGGCGTGGATTTTGTTGAACAGATTTCCAATGAAGACAAAGACAAAGAcaactatgaaaaaaaaattgcggGCTCTAAAGACATTGGATTTACgtaa
- the LOC125207929 gene encoding 40S ribosomal protein S23-like, whose product MGKTRGMGAGRKLKSHRRTQRWADKSYKKSHLGNEWKKPFAGSSHAKGIVLEKIGIEAKQPNSAIRKCARVQLIKNGKKIAAFVPNDGCLNYIEENDEVLIAGFGRKGHAVGDIPGVRFKVVKVSGVSLLALFKEKKEKPRS is encoded by the exons ATGGG GAAGACACGTGGAATGGGAGCTGGGCGCAAGCTCAAGTCTCATCGCAGAACCCAGCGGTGGGCTGACAAGTCATACAAGAAGTCTCACCTTGGAAATGAATGGAAAAAACCATTCGCCGGATCCTCTCATGCTAAGGGCATTGTGCTTGAGAAGAT AGGCATTGAAGCTAAGCAGCCTAACTCTGCCATCCGTAAATGTGCTAGAGTTCAGCTCATTAAGAATGGAAAGAAGATTGCTGCTTTCGTCCCTAACGATGGTTGCCTGAACTACATCGAAGAAAAC GATGAAGTATTGATTGCCGGATTTGGAAGAAAGGGTCATGCCGTCGGAGATATTCCTGGTGTTAGATTTAAGGTTGTGAAAGTATCAGGTGTTTCCCTCCTTGCCCTTTTCaaggaaaagaaagagaagcCTAGGTCTTAG